The following proteins come from a genomic window of bacterium:
- the queF gene encoding preQ(1) synthase — MQQTEKLNGTNMHKRDIKELTLLGHSTTKYPDNPDRAKLEAFPNAYVNRDYVVSFDCPEFTSRCPITDQPDFGHIKIEYVPNKQCLESKALKLYLYSFRNHNTFHEEVVNRILDDIVKAIKPRRIKVTGTFNPRGGIAICAEAEWINKKR, encoded by the coding sequence ATGCAGCAGACAGAAAAATTAAATGGAACAAATATGCACAAACGCGACATCAAAGAATTGACATTACTGGGCCACAGCACCACAAAATATCCAGACAACCCTGACAGGGCAAAGCTTGAGGCCTTTCCCAATGCCTACGTCAACCGGGACTATGTGGTAAGCTTCGATTGCCCTGAATTCACCAGCCGCTGCCCCATTACCGACCAGCCGGATTTCGGACATATCAAGATCGAGTATGTCCCGAATAAACAATGCCTGGAAAGCAAAGCCCTCAAACTCTACCTCTACTCATTTCGCAACCACAACACCTTTCACGAGGAAGTAGTGAACCGGATTCTCGATGATATCGTGAAGGCGATTAAACCGCGCCGCATCAAAGTGACCGGCACCTTTAATCCCCGGGGAGGAATCGCCATTTGCGCCGAAGCCGAGTGGATAAACAAAAAACGGTAG
- the recA gene encoding recombinase RecA yields MSKAASKTPAETSTNSALNAVLAQIQKEFGDGAIMRLGEAEGKREISVVPTGALSLDMALGVGGLPRGRVVEIFGPESSGKTTLTLHVIANAQKAGGLAAFIDTEHAMDPGYAKKIGVNLDDLLISQPSSGEEALSICESLIRSNAVDVVVLDSVAALAPKAELDGDIGDSHVGLQARLMSQAMRKLTAAISTSKTLCIFTNQIREKIGVMFGSPETTPGGRALKFYASVRLDIRRIAAIKDPSGKVMGNRTRVKVVKNKVAPPFVEAEFDILFARGIWWDGSVIDSAIEHGLVEKRGSWLFYDGAQLGQGREAAADNLSKDPELSKKLVDGIKAKVFAGR; encoded by the coding sequence ATGAGTAAAGCAGCATCTAAAACCCCGGCAGAGACATCAACCAATTCCGCTTTAAATGCGGTTCTGGCTCAAATCCAAAAAGAATTCGGCGATGGCGCCATCATGCGTCTTGGGGAGGCGGAAGGAAAAAGAGAAATCAGCGTGGTTCCGACCGGGGCGCTTTCTTTGGATATGGCGCTTGGTGTGGGCGGGTTGCCCCGTGGACGTGTCGTTGAGATTTTTGGCCCTGAGTCTTCCGGAAAAACCACGTTGACCCTGCATGTGATCGCGAATGCCCAGAAGGCCGGTGGACTGGCCGCTTTCATTGATACCGAGCATGCGATGGATCCGGGCTATGCCAAGAAAATTGGTGTAAATCTGGATGATCTGCTGATATCCCAGCCAAGTTCCGGTGAAGAGGCGTTGAGTATTTGCGAATCCTTGATTCGTAGTAATGCGGTAGATGTTGTGGTTTTGGATTCTGTGGCCGCCCTGGCGCCCAAGGCTGAACTGGATGGCGACATCGGCGACTCGCATGTTGGACTTCAGGCGCGTCTGATGTCTCAGGCGATGCGGAAGTTAACGGCCGCCATTTCAACCTCCAAGACACTTTGTATTTTTACAAACCAGATTCGTGAAAAAATCGGGGTCATGTTTGGGAGCCCGGAGACCACCCCCGGTGGGCGTGCCCTCAAGTTCTACGCCTCCGTGCGTCTGGACATCCGGCGTATCGCGGCAATCAAGGATCCGTCCGGCAAGGTCATGGGGAATCGTACTCGTGTAAAAGTTGTTAAGAACAAGGTGGCTCCTCCTTTTGTGGAAGCCGAATTCGACATCCTGTTCGCCCGCGGCATCTGGTGGGATGGTTCCGTCATTGATAGCGCCATCGAGCACGGTCTTGTTGAGAAGCGTGGTTCCTGGTTGTTCTATGATGGAGCCCAACTGGGGCAGGGGCGTGAGGCCGCTGCTGATAATCTGTCGAAAGATCCCGAGTTATCAAAAAAACTCGTCGATGGCATCAAGGCCAAGGTTTTTGCTGGCCGTTGA